One part of the Entelurus aequoreus isolate RoL-2023_Sb linkage group LG05, RoL_Eaeq_v1.1, whole genome shotgun sequence genome encodes these proteins:
- the si:ch211-117m20.4 gene encoding CUB and sushi domain-containing protein 1 isoform X2: MTFNPLLLLLFTSFQRATCQVSEWIEEVEGETEWILQPDFLGDIYWSGIAPLCVGGCKARHQELRRDPCGDSSCCWLGYKSLCRVNCGRPDVDYNGIVYGNDWWVGSVLSYACRPGFMLVGNTTRTCLSDGVWTPKPSCLRMCKRGSIEISERELNGTCNSTCTYKSYSGPPKLGCTQIHNCKQKKTGWKRFFAQCVPCICDCALSCLSKG; the protein is encoded by the exons ATGACGTTTAAtccactgctgctgctgctgttcacATCCTTCCAGAGGGCAACTTGTCAAGTGTCTGAATGGATTGAAGAGGTAGAAG GTGAGACTGAATGGATCCTCCAACCAGATTTTCTAGGGGATATCTACTGGTCAGGGATAGCCCCACTTTGTGTAGGAGGCTGCAAGGCGCGCCACCAGGAGCTCAGACGGGATCCTTGTGGAGACTCCAGCTGCTGCTGGCTGGGATACAAGTCCCTGTGCCGAG TGAACTGCGGGAGGCCAGATGTGGACTACAACGGTATCGTGTATGGAAACGACTGGTGGGTGGGATCCGTGCTGAGCTACGCCTGTCGTCCTGGCTTCATGCTGGTGGGAAACACCACCAGAACTTGCCTGTCCGATGGCGTCTGGACTCCCAAGCCTTCCTGCTTGA GAATGTGCAAAAGGGGCTCCATTGAAATCAGTGAGCGGGAACTGAACGGGACGTGCAACTCCACCTGCACATATAAAAGTTACTCGGGGCCTCCCAAGCTGGGCTGCACACAGATACACAACTGCAAGCAGAAGAAGACCGGCTGGAAGCGCTTCTTTGCTCAATGTGTGCCCTGCATCTGCGACTGTGCTCTGTCGTGCT TATCCAAAGGCTGA
- the si:ch211-117m20.4 gene encoding CUB and sushi domain-containing protein 1 isoform X1 gives MTFNPLLLLLFTSFQRATCQVSEWIEEVEGSGETEWILQPDFLGDIYWSGIAPLCVGGCKARHQELRRDPCGDSSCCWLGYKSLCRVNCGRPDVDYNGIVYGNDWWVGSVLSYACRPGFMLVGNTTRTCLSDGVWTPKPSCLRMCKRGSIEISERELNGTCNSTCTYKSYSGPPKLGCTQIHNCKQKKTGWKRFFAQCVPCICDCALSCLSKG, from the exons ATGACGTTTAAtccactgctgctgctgctgttcacATCCTTCCAGAGGGCAACTTGTCAAGTGTCTGAATGGATTGAAGAGGTAGAAGGTAGTG GTGAGACTGAATGGATCCTCCAACCAGATTTTCTAGGGGATATCTACTGGTCAGGGATAGCCCCACTTTGTGTAGGAGGCTGCAAGGCGCGCCACCAGGAGCTCAGACGGGATCCTTGTGGAGACTCCAGCTGCTGCTGGCTGGGATACAAGTCCCTGTGCCGAG TGAACTGCGGGAGGCCAGATGTGGACTACAACGGTATCGTGTATGGAAACGACTGGTGGGTGGGATCCGTGCTGAGCTACGCCTGTCGTCCTGGCTTCATGCTGGTGGGAAACACCACCAGAACTTGCCTGTCCGATGGCGTCTGGACTCCCAAGCCTTCCTGCTTGA GAATGTGCAAAAGGGGCTCCATTGAAATCAGTGAGCGGGAACTGAACGGGACGTGCAACTCCACCTGCACATATAAAAGTTACTCGGGGCCTCCCAAGCTGGGCTGCACACAGATACACAACTGCAAGCAGAAGAAGACCGGCTGGAAGCGCTTCTTTGCTCAATGTGTGCCCTGCATCTGCGACTGTGCTCTGTCGTGCT TATCCAAAGGCTGA